GACGAGTCGTTCTGTTGAGTTGTCGTCGCGTCGGCTGCGGAACAGGAGAATGTCCACCCGGCCGGTGCGCCCGTCGGGCTGGGTGACGGTGTCGAGCTGGTTCTCCAGGACGACGTCCCCACCAAGCTCTTGTTCCAGGTGTGCTTGGAGCACGTTGGTAAGTCCAGCCTCGTTCATGGCCATGTTCCAGTCTTCGCCGAACAGCCAGAGGTTCTGGGAGATCATGGGGTGCAGCTGGTCGACTTCGCGAAGGTCCTTGCGGAGGTGGGGGTCGGCAAGGATCTTCCTTAACGCGCCGATGAAGTTCAGGCGGTTGGTGACAGTGGTGGCGGCCCCGATGACATGGGTCAGGTCGGTGCTGTCCAAGAGGTTTTTCAGGTGTCGGCGGTCTTCATCGCTGAGAGCGAGGACCTTCTCCAGGATGGTGTGGAGGTCTCCTGGGCTGCTCTCCAGAGCAGTCTGAATGAGGCTTACCGAGAGTCGGCGGGCTGCGCCTTTTGTCGGGAGCGCGTCACGGGCGACGGTCACCACGACGTCGAAGGTCTGGCGCTCGATCGCTTGTGTGCGGCTGACGGGCGATTCCGGATAGGGGTAGATGCCCTCTTCTTTTAGTTGCCGTACCACCGCTGCGGAGATCTGTGCGCCGCGCAGAGCGAGGTGTTCCTGGACGGCCTTTGTGGCCGCGTCCAGGAGGCCGCCATGCGACATGGGCAGACCGTGCAGGTCGTCAACGGAGATGTCGTTGAACAGGTTGGAACGCAGGTAGGGCGTGAAGCTGACGATGCTGTCGACCCACACCCGGCCCTGTTCGTACAGAGCGATGCCTTCGGCGTTGCAGATAAGCATTCTGCGGTCGCTCATCCGCTGGTTCCACTCAACGAAGGTCACGACGGGGGCCGGGTCCTCCTGGGCGTACTCCTCTGGCAGATCCAGCGGCAGGTCAATGGGTTCGCCAACGATGATGTCGCTGGGATCCAGCCTCTTGCCGTCGAACGTCACCGAGACGTCGGGGTAGGCCCGGAGGTAGAACGCCAGCTTCGCGGTGAGGTTCGCAGCAGCGTCCTGACGCTCCAGACCGCGCAGTGTCTTGCCCTGGGGGACGTTGATCCGAACGATGGTTCCGGTCCGGTCGCGGACAGGCTCCGTCTGTACGACCTGCCAGATGGTGGCGTGGTCGGCGTCACCGTTGATCCGAACCCCGGCAAGCTCGCCGTCAACCTCAGCCACCGACTCCCACGTGAATCGATCCCCCAGGGCGAAGGCGTATAGGCGTCCCTCACCGTTGCGGCCATGCAGGATGCGGGTGTTGCCCTCGGTGTGCGTCTTGCCTGTCTTCCAGGTCTCGCCGTATCCCTCGAACGCAGCACGAGCCCGTTGCAGTGTCATGCCGTGGCCGTTGTCTGTAACCACGATCTGGGTGATCGCGTCCCACTCCCGACGCAGTTCGACGTCCACTACCGTCGCGTTCGCGTCCAGAGCGTTCCACACCAGCTCTGCGATGGCAGCGATCTGGGCCTTCTTCTTGAACTGAAGGATCTTGCCCTCGCCGACCGACAGCTGGAACTCCATTGCCGCCGGCCCCGCCTGCGACGGCACAGCCACGCTCGCCGTCCCCACCCCAACTCCTCCGCGAGAAGGGCCTTCTTCGTCGTGATCCCCCATAGCCATGCGCAGACCGTACCGGTTAACCACGCTAGGTTACATATCGCGTTCCCGACGTTCGAGAACAGGTGACTCGATGCTGTCAGCACAGATGAGGGGGCTCTGTGGAGAGTTTTGATGAGGGACTTCGCTGCCAGGACGTCCATGCGGGTCTTCGGAACGTCGATCCGAACTCCGGCGCCCTGACGCATCTGGCGGACACGCAGCTCATCGGGATGGCCGCCAGTCTGGCTGCCCTAATCCGAGGGCAGGAGGTCATCGACAATGCCCAGGCCTTGCGGGCTCTCGCAGCCGAGCAGCTGGACGTCAACCCCTTCGCCTTCGACCCAGTGATCGACGCGCTCGCTGAGCTCGGCCTGGTGGAAGGTGTGCAGCGGTCCGGCGGAAAGATCACTCGCTTCACGGAGAGCATTCCCTACTACGACGACCTGTATGACCGGCTGGGTACGGCATGGCGTGAACGTGGCCCGTCGGAGGTGGAGCAGCAGATGGTTCTCCTGGTGGATCACCTGTCGCACGGACCTACACCGCAGGAAGAGGTCGCCGACCGAGCCAGCCTGGATTCCAAGGCTCTGAACGACCTGCTGGTCGTGGGCGAAAGCGCTGAACTGGTGAAGCGCATCCAGCTGCCAGACGGTGATGTCCTCTACTCCCCCTTCTTCGGCTTCGAGAATCCCCAAGTGATCGCAGATCTCGTGCGGGAGCATGGTTCCGACCAGCTGGCGGAGGCCTTCGCTGCGGTCCGCGGGGAGCAGGGCCTGCCGGTGAGTGATGCCCAGCCGCTACTGCAGGACGCCATCAGGCGTGGGCTGCTCCTGGCCCCAGCGGTCGAACTTCCCGAAGGGGGCTTGCAGCCGTTCGCCGCTTTGCCGTACTCGCTGGACCGCGAGCTGCTACATGGCCGGAAGCCGGTCTTGGAAAAGGCTCTGGCGGTAGTGGCCTGCTTGCGCTGCGGACAGCACTTCGGAGGTGCAACGAGCCTCTCGCCGGCGGCATTGGTCGACGTCATCGACAAGCTGTTGGACCCAGCTCGAGGCTTTCTGATGCCGCACGGCTCACACACACGGCAGTACCGACTGATGCACTCCGTCGGCCTGCTCGCCTTCGATCCGGATCTGCGGCCGGGAGGCAGCTGGGTCACGCCTCGCTTCATCGACACCCCGGACAACCGCGAAGCCTTGCAGATCGCTCGCGACCTGATCACCTTCGGCGAGCAACTGTCAGGCCGAGTCGGCGACGAGCAAGCACGCCAGGCGCTGGCATTGAAGCAGCCGTTCACGGCTCCCATGCAGACGCTGCACCGAACGCGCCCGAAAGCGCCGGTCAGCGTCGCGCAGTGGCAGAAGGTGATCGACGCCGCCTTGGGGAGGGGAAGGATCCAGTGAGCGAACTCGATTTGGGTCTCAAAGTGGCCTCGCGGCGGTTGCTGTGGCGCATGGGCTACACCACCCGCCTGGACGTCGAACTGCGCAGCGTTGCAGCCCCTGACCCGAAGTCCAGTGGCAGGCCGGTGCGCGGTCAACGCTCCAGCGCTCCCGAGGCTTACACCGACCTCGACGTCCTCGGGATAATCCTTGTCGGCGGCTTCCAGGTCCAGAGCGCCATCGTGGACTGCAAGACCTCCGCGAGGGGCTCTACGTCGCGCATGTTCTGGGTCCGCGGAGTGGCCGACTTCTTCGCCGCTGACACCGCTTACATGGTGCGGGACAAGGAACTCAGCAGCGCCGCCCGGCAGCTCACCTCCCGTCTGAAGATCTCTGCCTTGACCAGCGATGAGGTCACGAGCCTGGAGGAGTTGCATCCTTGCGAACTCGCGTTGAGCGAGGAGCCACTGGCGTGGCTGTTCCAGCGCGACAAGGCCGCCACGGTGCTGAGCGCATTCACCGGGCTCGACAAGCGTCTCCGGCCACTGTTGGAGTACCGGCAGTTCACATACTGGATCGCAGAAGAGCACCGCAATCCGTTGCGGCTCGTCGACGAGCTGCGGGCGGTCGCCACACATCTGGACTCGCGCAACCCTCATCACCTCGCGCTGGTCTTGGACTGCGCGTGGCTGTACCTGCTGACCCTCAGCCATGCTGTCCAGAACCTGCGCGCCGCCCATGTGGCTGATCCGGATCAGGGTCTGCAGGAGTATCTGTTCGGCGGCCCCGCCGGTCTTCGGGAAAAGCAGGGACTGGCACAGATGCTCGAGAGCATCAAGAGCAACGGTGCCCTGCCCCCGACAGTCCACGTCGACCTGCTGCCGACCTACTACCCCCGCCTGCTGGAACTCACGGTCCGGGTGATGAAGCGACCCGACAGCGTGCTGTCGGCTCTGAGACTCCTGGAACTCGCCACCACGGTGACTGCCCTCGGCCAGCGCTTTGCGCAGCCTGAGGACATGGGTGGCCTGTACGACGACATCGCGGCCAAGAGGGCAGCCGATGTCGTGGGCTTTCTGGTCGGCACCGCCGGCCTGGACAGCGGGTTCCGGGCCCGCACCCGATCGCTCCTGCTCGGCGAACCCTTGCCGTGAGCCGACTAAGCTCCGGTGCCTGGCCTCCCTCGAGATGGTCCTGCAGCTTGTGCTCTCGCCGCCGACTTGTCGGCGGCGGGGCCCGGCGGGTCCATCCGACGCGCAACCGGGATGAGCACAGCCCCGATCCCCGGCTGCGTACGCGCCGCCGATCCCGCCCTCCCTCTCCCTCGCCGACGTCCCCGCCTGACGTCACCGCCGCGCTGACGGCGGCCGGGCGCGGCGGCCCCCGCCGACGCGCGACGGGTGAGCGCGCCGATCCCCGGCCGTGGCCGCGCCGCCCATCTCGCCCATCCCACCCGTCCCTTCCTCCTTCACTCCAGCCAAGGGACATGGGCAGAGCAGCCGCAACGGGGATGTCAGCAGGCCGACCACGGCAATACCGCGTGGTGACCTGCACGGACACGAAGACGGGTCATGCGGGCCGCGCAACACCTAACACAACCCTTGGCGCAACCTCGTGCCCCTAGTCGTCCGGGCCGACGGTCACGCGGCCCGGACGGCTCCGTGGGCGCGGGCGAGGTGGCGCAGCTCGGAGCGTGCCGCCGGCACCGAGGGGACGGTCTCCCAGTAGGGGTGCCACCACAGCCGGACGGACAGGTGCAGCAGGCGGCGGCGCAGGGCGGTGGTGTCGCGGGGGCGGGGTGCGGCGAGTGCTTGGTAGGTGGCGTTCCAGGCGGCTTGCGTCTGCACCAGGTCGTCGGGGAAGTCGATCACGTCCATACCGGCATTAGATCTCTTGTTCGAATTGCGTGTCACTTCGGACACGCGCTGGCCGAAGCCGCCCACCGCAGCCGTGGCGAGTCTGGCCTACCAGTAGCAGCGGGTGGGGCCGGGCTCTGGGGGGTGAGCGGCAGCACGCTCCTCGTCCGCAATCCGTTGCTGATCGCGTTGCAGAGCGTCCGCTCGGGCCTCGGCGGTGACGGCCGGCCCGAGGGTGATCGCCTCGGTGCCGACTACTGGGGCCAGCGAGTACCGGAGGGGCGATTTGCTGGATCGTGCAGGCAGGTGGAGACGGGCCACACCGGCCGGGAGCTCGGCACGCAGCGCTCCGTGCCAGCGGATCCACAGCGCGGGGCGCCCGCGGAGTGCTTCGTCGCGGAGCTTTTCCACGGCGGTGCTCTCGTCCGCGCGGTCGATCTCCACGGCGATCGGTGGGCCGTCTTTGCGCATCACGCGCAAATCCAGGTAGGCAGACCAGGAAGGCGACCAGTAGGCGATGCAGCCGCCGCTCTTCAACACGGGCGGGTCGATGTAGCGCATCTGCGCTTCTGATCTGCACCTCCACCCCGACGCTCCCACCCACTGCACCACCGCCCGGGTGATGGACCGGGTCGCTTCCTTACCGGTCAGGCCGCTGAAAGAGAAGCCGGTCTCGAACAGATAGGTGCGTAAGGAAGCGGCGAGGATCTCGGACTCGCCAGCCTCCGTCAGTTCATGAGCCATCCAGTGATTCTCCGCTCGCCCACTGACAACGGCCGGGGAGTGACGGTGATCACCGTCAGAGCATATGACCGGGCCATCGGTGATTCGCTCCAGCCCGGTGACCGCGGCAAGGGCATGTCAGTGGCGCGTCCTACGGTGCGTGCTCATGACACGCCGCACCCGTTTTCTGGTCAACGAGCACCCGTCCATCGCCGCCCAGTGGCATCCGGAGCTGAACGCCGACCTGGACCTGGCGCAGATCGGTCCCGGCTCGCACAAGGCTGTGTTCTGGCGGTGCGACGACGGGCACGTCTGGCAGGCGCAGGTCCATTCCCGTGTCGCTGGGACCGGCTGTCCGCAGTGCGCCGGGTACGTGCCCCGTGGCCGGGTCACACTCAGCGAGCACTCGCCTGACTTGGTAGCTGAGTGGCACCCGCGCAACGACGCTTCGCCGGACCAGTTCGGGCCCGGCTCGCAGCGCAAGGTCTGGTGGCGCTGTCCGGTGGGGCACGAGTACCAGGCGCGAATATCCAACCGCAGTCGCGGTACCGGCTGCCCGGCCTGCGCGAGGGCCGGCCGTGATGCACCGGACAGGCGTTTGGCGGACATGCCCGAGCTGTTTGCGCAGGTGGACCCCGACACCGCACCGGCCGACGTGGCGGAACTGCCGGTCAACTCCCGCGTACGGCTGGGATGGCGCTGTTCCCGTGGACACCGCTGGGAGGCGAAGGTGAGCCACCGGACCGTCGCCGGGTCGGGCTGCCCGGCCTGTGCCCGGAGGAAGCGTGCTCCCGCTCTGCCCGAGGCGCGGCCGGACTTGGCAGGGCAGTGGCACCCCGAGCGCAACGGCGGGCTGACGGCCGAAGCGGTCACCGCTGGTTCGCACCGCCTGGTCTGGTGGAAGTGCACCGTGTGCGCCGGCGAGTTCCGGGCCAAGGTCTTCCACCGCGTCCGCGGCTTGGCCGCGTGCCCCTCCTGCTCCGGCCGGGTGCGCTACCAGGCGCTGTCGCGCGAGGGCCCCGAAGTCGCGGCGCTGTGGCACCCGTCCCTGAACGAGGCCCTCACCCCGGCGGAGGTGACCGCCGGGGCCAACGTGCCGGTCTGGTGGCTGTGCCCCGCCGGACACGAACCTTGGTCCGCCCAGGTGGCGCACGTCTTCATGGGCAGGCAGGGCTGTCCGCGCTGCCGGAAGCGGACAAGCGTCTCCCGGCAGGAGACGGAACTGTTCGCCGAACTCCAGCTCGTCCTCACCGGCGGAGAGCAGCAGTACCCGCTGCAGACGCTGCACGGCCGCTACCGGCTCGACATGCTCTTCCCAGCGGACCACGACCAGGCCGTGGCCGTGGAGTTCGACGGCTCGTACTGGCACCGCGACGTGGAGGAACGCGATCGGCTCAAGGCGGAGTCCGTAGAACACCACCGGCCCGGCTGGATGGTGGTGCGGGTACGTGAGGAACCGCTGCGACCGACCCGGCTTGGCGACGTGGTCGTGCCGTACCTGGCGGACCCGTTCACGGCCGCCAGCATCGTTGTCGAGCACCTGATGCCGCTGGCGTCGTGGCCCGACGACACCCGTCAGCGGGCGCGCGCCTATCTCAAGGGCGGCCGCCGCCAGGGAGCTGCGCTGGCACAGCGTCTGATCAACAAGCGACAATCCGCTGCTCCACCGGCCGATGACCGGCCCGCACCTCAGTCCATCTCGGGGCGGATCGAGGGCGTGCAGTCTGCCTTGTGGTGAGGGCCGGGCTACTCGGCCACGTTGTCGGGGTCAGGCAAGTGGGGTGGGAAGTGCCGTTCGTCGAGGCCCGGGGTCTTGTGCGTTCATGGGGTGAGGCGGTGCCAGATGAAGACGCAGCTCTCCAGGCTGGCGAGTGACGGCCGGCGCAGCACGGACCGGATCCGCTCGGGCCCCACCAGGACGACGGGCATCCGGCGCTCACGCTCCTGGAACAGGCTCCACACCCCGTAGACGTACAGCAGGGCCTCCGTGCGCAGCAGATGGGCATCGCGTACGACCACCACCGGCCAGGAGCGCCGCGCGAGTTCGTTCTCGACAGCCCGCTGTGCGTCGGCCAGCCGTCGCGGCCGGGCACCGAGGTACAGAGCCTCGTGGAACGCGTCCAGGAGCGCCGCCAGGGTCCCGGGCGCGGCCGTCGCGATCGCGACGGAGTCGGCCCCGTCGCAGCGACTGAGAGCGGCTTCCACCACCGCTTCGCCCTGGACGTCCTCCGGCGCGATGACGCACAGCAGCGCGCGGGTCTCCAGGATGTGGCCCAGGTTCTCGGCAAGTGCGGCGAACGCTTCGTCGGACACGGCCGTGGCGACCTCGCCCATGGCCCCTCCTCTGGAGTTGCGTACGGGACGCCGCCAGTCCAGCACGTTCGCGGTCGGCGGCGGAGCCATCAACGTCATCACGGCGCAGATTGACCGGGCCTGTTCGAGATGTGAGCGGCTGTGTCGGATCAGCGGAGCTCGGGACCCGGGTGTCGGTTGCCGCGGCAGTCGTAGACCGCGAGTGACAGATCTTTCACCGCGGCCCGGGCACGTTCGGCGTCCAGGCCGTCGTCAAGGGCCTCCAGCGCGGCGGCCGCCGACACTCGAACGGACCGGGGCAGGCCGTCATAGGCGGAGAGCCGGTACGCGACGGTGCGGCGGGCGTCCTGTTCCTCATCGCTCGCCCCGTCAGGGGTCAGTGGGAAGACCGCGGCCTCGTACATCGCGATGCTCAGCAGGACCGTGTCGGCGATCCCTTCCGCATAGCCGTCGCCGCTGACGGCCTGGACGGAAGTCACCGCGGGCCGGGGGCGGGCGAGCATGCCGAATCCCGCGCCCAGGGCGGTGGTAGTCGCGCCCACCACGGCCCCCGACCAGTTGTCCAGGACGAAGCCGAAGCAGGCTCCGCTGCTCACCACGCACACCAGCAGCGCGACGGTCATCACGTACACACGGGTGCCGAGCGGGGACGTCATGGCCAGCAGTATGCACACGCCCTCGGGGGCTGAGGCCGGGGCCTCGTGAACCTGGGCTGGCACCGCTGACCAGGGCCCTGTTGTCAGTGGTGCCCGGGACACTGGTCTCAAGCCTCAGCGCCGCAGCCTGAGGGTCAGCGTTCCCGGACTCGAAGGATTGGTACATGCTCACCGAAGCACTCATGGCCGTGGCCGGAGCAGGCGGCACCGCCGTCGTCCAAGCCGCCGGCACCGACGCATGGACCGGCCTGCGGCAACGCGTAGCCCGTCTCCTGGGGCGCGGAGACACTCAGCGCGAGCGAGCGGAGCTGGAGCGCCTGGACCGGACCGTGCAGGCGCTGGAGGAAGCCGATGCCGCCGGCGAGACGGAGCGGGCGCGCCTTCGCCAGGAGGCATCGTGGCAGACCCGTTTCGAGTCGCTCCTGGAGAACCTGGAGAGCTCCGAGCGGCAGCAGGCCGCGACCGAACTTCAGGCGCTGGTGGCAGAGCAGCAGGCGTTCGCGGCCCGCCAGGGCATGGTCGGCAACACCTTCAACGGCCCCGCCGCTCTGCAGGTCGGAAACCACAACCAGCAGGAGAACCGCTTCCACATCGCGAGCTACCTGCCCGCTCCCATAGGCCCCCGGGTCCTCGTCAAGGTCTCCTACTCCATCCCGGTCTACGACCTGCCCGACGGCAGTCAGGACCTGGGCGAGGATTTCGTCAGCGTGGAGGCGGTCAACACCGGTGACCAGCCGATTGCCATCACCAGCTGGGGCATCGAGCTTCCCGGTGACCGGCGCATGTTCGTCACGCGAGGCGAGAACTGGGCCACTCGGCTCCCTCACGTGCTCGCCCCCGGCGCCCCTCCCGCGCAGTTCTGGGTCCGAGTCGATGAGCTGCGGCGGGTAGAGCGAGAGCAGCGCATCCCGTACGCGCAGATGCGGCCCTACGTGAAGCTGGCCGACGGCACGGTCGTCCACGCCGACCGCAGCGTGCCGTTGGCCTGACGGACGGAAGCCAGATGGAGGGGCGGGCTGCCAAGCACCGGCAGCCCGCCCCTTCGTCGTGGCGGTGCGGGTCAAGGTCGTCGCAGCTGCTGTGGTGCCGGACATCCGGCCGCGACCTGAAGGCGGCCCGGTCCGGAGGACCCGCTGCACCGCCCACGACGCCGCCATGGCGGCTTGTCCGCCCGTCGTCGCGCGCGGCCCCCGCCGTCGCGCGCGAGGAACACCGGCGGCGCCCGATCCCCTCGCCCATCGCCCGGAGCCTGTCCCACCCACCCACTTCTCTTTTCTTCCTGCTGTGGGGCGTGGACTCGGGGGCGTAGAGGGGATGTCGGCCTCCCGACCACGGCCGGACCGGCGTGGTGGCCTGCGGATTCACGGACGGGCGCGGCAGAGGCGGCGGGCGGTTGTCGGACGGGTTGTCGGCGGGGATGTGGGCCTGGTCCACGGAGGTGTTGTCGCTTCGTGACCGTGGTCGGGTCTTCGTGGTCGGGGTTCTGGTCGGGGCCGGCTGCTGCTGTGACCGGTACGCGCGGCGCCGGGCAGGACGGTGCCGCACCGGCAGGGAGGCGAGCGGATCCGTGATGATCGGCGTGGACGCGGGCAGCGGGGACCGGCTGGCGCTGGGTGTGCTGGCGCAGTACCGGATGGCCACCACCGAGCAGATGCACCGGGTGATCGCCCCAGGGGTGCGGATCGAGCAGACCCGGCGGCGGCTGGCCCGACTTCGGCAGGAGGGGCTGGTCGACCGCATCACCCTGCCGCAGGCCGGGCGGACCAGGGTGTGGTTCCCGACCTCGTACGGCGTGCAGCTCGCCTGTGAGTGGCCCGAGCTGCGCGGGCACCGGCCCTCGAGGACCGTGTCCGATCCGACCGCCGTGCGGCTGAAGGCCGGCCACACGCTGACCGTGACCGAGACCGCGCTCGTCTTCCTCGAGGACGCCCGCCGCCGCGGTGATGTCTGCGAGCCGCTGGACTGGATCCCCGAGGTCCACCACCCGATCGGGAGCGGCGAGGCCGTCATCCCCGACGCGCTCCTGTACTACCGAACCGGCCCCGCCGGCGGTGACAGCGGGTCGATGCTGCGGGCGTTCGTGGAAGTCGACCGGGCCACCATGGGCCCCGAACGCCTCGCCGCCAAGCTCACCGCGTACGAGCGCCTCCACCGCTACGTGCCCGTGGTCCCGGGGCGCCGGCCGACCTTCCAGGAACCGGCGGTTGAGGAGTGGCGGCGGCGCTACCCGCTCTTCCCCCGCGTCCTGTTCGTCCTGGACGGCACCGGCCCGGCCGGTGTCGAGAACCGGATCCGCGCCCTGCGTGCCGCGGTCGGGCTGCTGGCCCGCTTCCCGTACGACGTCCCTGTCCTCGCGGTGCCGCTGGCCGACCTGCTCCAGCACGGCCCCTCCGCACCTGTGTGGCGCCCCGTCCACGACCCCGACCAGCGAGTCCCCTGGACCGGCTCCGGGCATCGGCAGAAATGAAGCGCGGTCGCCGCACAAAAGGCGTCGGCCGTGGGCTGACCAGCCATGGTCGGGGCTGGGCACGGCATAGTCATACCCGTGGTCGGCCTCATGGTCGGGGCGTGGGCGGCGCGTCGCAGATGTGCTCCGGTCATCGGTCCACGGCGGGCAGGTGGGCCAGGCCGGTGTCGAGCATGATGCGGCCGACGGTCTCGTGCAGGGCGCTGTCGGCGCCGATGACGGTCTCGGTGCCGCTGGGCAGCAGATCGCGTGCCCGGTACCAGTCGCGCAGCTGCGTCTCGCTGACGTCGTCGGCGATCGGCTTGGTGGCGTGCCGGGCGAGGGTTTCGCTGAATGGGACGTCCAGGTAGTAGCTGTGGGTCGGGCCGCGGTGGTCCGCGCGCAGCTCGGTGAGCATGTCGCCGTAGCGGTCGGCGTAGAGGATGCCTTCGACGACGACGTGGAATCCGGCGTCCAGGGCGTAGCGGGCGGTCAGGTCGATCAGGCCGATGTTCGCGGCGCCGGGCCGGTCCCGTTCGCGGAGCACGATGCGGCGGAGGTTGTCCTGGCTGACCAGGGCCAGGCCTCGGCCGAACTTCTCGCGGAGGCCGGCCGCGACGGACGACTTCCCCGACGCGCTGTTGCCGCGCAGCACGACCAGCCGGGTTTCTTCGGTGCCCACCATCACGGCGGTCACGTTATCGAGGGCCGGTGACAGCGCTGTGGGTGTTCCGGGTGGGCGTCGACGCCGACGCCCGG
The DNA window shown above is from Streptomyces sp. HUAS 15-9 and carries:
- a CDS encoding replication-relaxation family protein — translated: MIGVDAGSGDRLALGVLAQYRMATTEQMHRVIAPGVRIEQTRRRLARLRQEGLVDRITLPQAGRTRVWFPTSYGVQLACEWPELRGHRPSRTVSDPTAVRLKAGHTLTVTETALVFLEDARRRGDVCEPLDWIPEVHHPIGSGEAVIPDALLYYRTGPAGGDSGSMLRAFVEVDRATMGPERLAAKLTAYERLHRYVPVVPGRRPTFQEPAVEEWRRRYPLFPRVLFVLDGTGPAGVENRIRALRAAVGLLARFPYDVPVLAVPLADLLQHGPSAPVWRPVHDPDQRVPWTGSGHRQK
- a CDS encoding AAA family ATPase, with the translated sequence MVGTEETRLVVLRGNSASGKSSVAAGLREKFGRGLALVSQDNLRRIVLRERDRPGAANIGLIDLTARYALDAGFHVVVEGILYADRYGDMLTELRADHRGPTHSYYLDVPFSETLARHATKPIADDVSETQLRDWYRARDLLPSGTETVIGADSALHETVGRIMLDTGLAHLPAVDR
- a CDS encoding cell division protein ZapB, producing MLTEALMAVAGAGGTAVVQAAGTDAWTGLRQRVARLLGRGDTQRERAELERLDRTVQALEEADAAGETERARLRQEASWQTRFESLLENLESSERQQAATELQALVAEQQAFAARQGMVGNTFNGPAALQVGNHNQQENRFHIASYLPAPIGPRVLVKVSYSIPVYDLPDGSQDLGEDFVSVEAVNTGDQPIAITSWGIELPGDRRMFVTRGENWATRLPHVLAPGAPPAQFWVRVDELRRVEREQRIPYAQMRPYVKLADGTVVHADRSVPLA
- a CDS encoding zinc-ribbon domain-containing protein; protein product: MTRRTRFLVNEHPSIAAQWHPELNADLDLAQIGPGSHKAVFWRCDDGHVWQAQVHSRVAGTGCPQCAGYVPRGRVTLSEHSPDLVAEWHPRNDASPDQFGPGSQRKVWWRCPVGHEYQARISNRSRGTGCPACARAGRDAPDRRLADMPELFAQVDPDTAPADVAELPVNSRVRLGWRCSRGHRWEAKVSHRTVAGSGCPACARRKRAPALPEARPDLAGQWHPERNGGLTAEAVTAGSHRLVWWKCTVCAGEFRAKVFHRVRGLAACPSCSGRVRYQALSREGPEVAALWHPSLNEALTPAEVTAGANVPVWWLCPAGHEPWSAQVAHVFMGRQGCPRCRKRTSVSRQETELFAELQLVLTGGEQQYPLQTLHGRYRLDMLFPADHDQAVAVEFDGSYWHRDVEERDRLKAESVEHHRPGWMVVRVREEPLRPTRLGDVVVPYLADPFTAASIVVEHLMPLASWPDDTRQRARAYLKGGRRQGAALAQRLINKRQSAAPPADDRPAPQSISGRIEGVQSALW
- a CDS encoding ATP-binding protein; translated protein: MGTASVAVPSQAGPAAMEFQLSVGEGKILQFKKKAQIAAIAELVWNALDANATVVDVELRREWDAITQIVVTDNGHGMTLQRARAAFEGYGETWKTGKTHTEGNTRILHGRNGEGRLYAFALGDRFTWESVAEVDGELAGVRINGDADHATIWQVVQTEPVRDRTGTIVRINVPQGKTLRGLERQDAAANLTAKLAFYLRAYPDVSVTFDGKRLDPSDIIVGEPIDLPLDLPEEYAQEDPAPVVTFVEWNQRMSDRRMLICNAEGIALYEQGRVWVDSIVSFTPYLRSNLFNDISVDDLHGLPMSHGGLLDAATKAVQEHLALRGAQISAAVVRQLKEEGIYPYPESPVSRTQAIERQTFDVVVTVARDALPTKGAARRLSVSLIQTALESSPGDLHTILEKVLALSDEDRRHLKNLLDSTDLTHVIGAATTVTNRLNFIGALRKILADPHLRKDLREVDQLHPMISQNLWLFGEDWNMAMNEAGLTNVLQAHLEQELGGDVVLENQLDTVTQPDGRTGRVDILLFRSRRDDNSTERLVVELKRPTVKVGKKELDQITGYARAIVDDPQYKGVSCKWRFYLVTYEYSDRIHRDIRQKDKPAGLADDHHEYEVWVKSWGEILDAAEKKLLFFQRQLNYEATDDRVTQHLRESYSRFIPESLAADDQSGATTSDGDGENPQS